The following is a genomic window from Homalodisca vitripennis isolate AUS2020 chromosome 5, UT_GWSS_2.1, whole genome shotgun sequence.
GAATAAGTCATTGAATTGTTTTTCATGAATGGTACAGGGAGGTCATTACACTGCTGACAACCTAATAGGTCCacaatgagttaaaaaaaaaaaaaaaaaatactggaaGCTTCTGCAACTTCAGAAGTTCACAATATTTCATTTCCTTATTGATCGGAAACAGCTGATCCCTTGCGTGCTCTATCGTTGGGATGGTTTATAGAGTATAATAAAGTTTGGAACATTGAAACAACTTCTAGAAGTAAAATGTGTTTCAGAAATCTGCAAAATATCCATTCTACGTTGAGGTAGAAAGAGTTTGGCATCTTGATAATATCTAATCAAGCAATTTGCATTTTACAGACTATTTGGAAGCATGGAATTTATTGTCTAGTTTTGAAATGAGTGTTGTTAATAAGTTTACAAGAGTACCTATTTGATATGAAAactacatgaaaatattttcaaatttctcaAGGAAACTGTGCAGATTGTTAGTCAAACATTCTATTAGGGTTTTGAGGGATCATCTGGTATGCAATAACATTAGCATAGCTTTTATCAGTACTCGACATGTTTCTCTTACTCTTAGATATTGTGTTGTGGACTCGtatctattattataaatttgtatagtcTTGAAAGCAGTGTATGATTTATAGTAACAAAACCTGTTTCAACCTTTTCACCAACTGTTTTTTAGcacagaataagaaaatatccatataagaaaattacaagttttacagaaaatatacttttagctGTACctttaagcaaatattaaatatgcagtaGTGTAATATCCATATGTAGTAATAGTTCTTAGCCATAACTTCAAACTTTTACTTTAAACCTTTCACCTTCTCCACTGAAGGGAACTAGATCCCAGGGTGATGCACAGTATTAGTGTATTTATACACTAGAAATATCCTTCAGGAAGGGTAGTTTCAGTCCTCAAACGTCTATTCCTGATGTtacacacatttatttgtgaagtCAATGAGATCAGGGACATTGGGGATGTAGCTCAAGAAAAGCTATTATAATGCTAccaaagcaataataataattgctttGCTGGATAATGATAGCAAGGCAAATAGTGTAATCGGTTGACAGTAAAATAATTACTCACAAAACTCATgtcaaataaatactttatttcacaacatcataaataattaaaactttataaaaatcaatttaaagttaattgtgttagtttcaattacaattaattacttacaGATTACTagtagcaataaatattttaaacttttataatacatttaactgCATAACATTAATCATTAACTTAAATAGTATTATACaacctaaattaaatataaaatactttaatcaGATCTTTCATTGATACATGAACGCTTTTTACAGTATGATTATGACTGCAATAAATAATGTTCTTAGCGAATCTGAGGCAGTAAGAAGTGGTGTATAATTGTTACACCACTTTCTAATAACCTCATGAAAATTCATCTTTACATATACATCATtataatttgtaagaaaaaaGCTGCCATACAAATAACTACTGTGTGTTGCAGTACAAACAATCTATCgcagtttttgttttgattgaattAAAAATCTGCCAATAACCCCCATAAAAGAATTTCCAGAAAATGTTTTCACATCTCACTCAACATGACtaccaaatttcaaaattaactctcgatatttgatatatatatatatataatatacagagGGTGTTTCAAAacttatgttatataattttagagaTGATTCCCATGATAATATTCAAATAAGCAATGCTATATTTTTAAGGAGCTTTGTTTTTAATCCATCCACACATTTTTATAGAACACCTTTtcttaagaatgttttattttaagtaaaaaaatgtattaaaatttatttaattggtgtctattgtaaaagaaatttaagtaTTATCCTTGTTAAAAGGCCCTTTAAAATAATGGCCATTTAACAACCTTAACTCAAAATATCTCaataaggaaacaagatttttccagaaatttgctattgtttggtgataaaaacAATCAGTAAGACTACATTACGAGCTCTGCAATCAGATATCTTCCTCGGGTGAATAATCAAATAACTACAatcttggttaaaataaacaaattataacagagcgttgtgacaccaataagtcaggaatcacatcCATGTAATGTAATATGTCAACTCCACTAATTCTAAAAACCTCGTACAAagtaaaaacacaacactaatggttaaaactgaactacattttgttgtaattcagtctgtaaaaactatatatgtttaaacaaataactactattgatcaataatattaaagtttttaattactttgtactGCTGTAATATTCAGTACGCTAAAcgtaggtatttttttaaattttgaatttgataaaacTGTTATTACATTACTTGATTAAGTtttgtattcataatttaattgttacacGTAGACATAGCTTATGGAACCAATGATCTGCATgcttgtgttaaaatatatatatatatataataatttaatatctatatataattttatttatttccagtaCAATTCCTTTGAACAGGGTATCATTGGATTTGTGattctaattttcaaaaaaagttattcttgtaaaatacaaggtaggagtgtGCCATACCACATGATGCTAACATGTTTTTGCTGCAAATTTCAtgcaaacagacagaaattacatttttccatctccggaatgaaagttatttttaataataatagaatagttatttattacgttattacAAGTCAGTTATAACCCTTTGAATGACAATTTGCCAAGCACTTTTGTGGTattataactataacatttatttaaattaaatcatctgttgaacagtttaaacaaaaaatataaaaaaagaaatttgttaaattttgaaaataaataatttacattctgtggtcttaatttattttttttgtacctttttCACAACAATACACCAAGtttcaaaaaatcaaatacatatttgtgtaactgaattttaatttatatacatataatatttatttttatttatttatatacaaattacttatattatgtatatatatatatatatatatatatataactttttgtgattcaatgtttattgaaatttatatatatatatatatatatatatatatataatatatatatatatatatatatacattttatacataataaatcaaatacaattaGATTACCTATCTTGATTTGATCTGTTCCAGCTTACTCTGCACCCATATATAGTTGACTCTCGTACTTGACAAATAGCATTACCAGCAGGAACAGATCAAATCAAGATAGGTAATCtaattgtatttgatttattatgtataaaatgagacCAAGTACAACGCCAACATTATTAAGCAACAGAAATAGAAAGTACTTGTAAAGCCAATCTAGCCGTCCCATGGCATTTCTCAGAATTACTTGAGGGCCTACTAAATCTGCTCTTGGCACTCGGTTAAATAGCAGTCATGTTGAAATAGGTAAGGatacttttttttacaattagaCACCATAAAATAGACGTTCATTAAACTATTTGTGTTCTTATGGTTTGGAATTCCTTGGGAAATGTTTAATGACACAGAAATAGAAATAATGAAGCTCATAACgatgaaaactattttactttaagagGAACACTCTCTGAAATTGTGCAAGAGTTCTGAAACACCCTCTATGTATATAGACTTATGGAATAACACATGGActagtgaacattttaaaagccacaattttaagtaaataagtaactgaaaccaaataGTACTTACATATACTTTGACTCAGTTTGATAGCCAGGCCTTATTACGTACAACAACCCTgaacacattaaaattttaaactatcaaaACAGCttcaattttttacaaatatttcaaactaacaGCCATACATAAAATATACCCTCCTTACAGCTGTTTTGTTTGCAATACGAGATGTGTTCTAAAAGTAACAGGAGTTTTTAAGTTTCGTGGGTTTGGAAAATCCGAttatcaagatttttttattatgttggtaCTCATGCTTGTGAAGTATACTAAAATTTCCAGCTGTAtgcattgtttactttttcagtggcaGATGCTAAGACTAGATGTGTTTTAAGAAATCTGCACTTtccatttgttaaaaaaattcaaatcaaattttgtgtggaaaatgaaataaaatgtatcaaagtgTGGAAAATGTTAACAAACGCCTATGGTGAGTTTGCTGAGTAAAACAAGGGTTTACGAGTGATATGAATGTTTGACAGTGAAGACATTGAAAATGAAGAACGTTCCGGATGTCCCAGCACATCAACCAATTAAAACGTGAAAAAAGTGGATGAAATCATTATGAATGATCACCATAATACGAGCAGAGAAGTCGCTAATAATGTTGGCATATCAATTGGCTCATGCCATGaaatttttttgaatgttttgggtaTGAAACGTGTGACAGCAAAACTTGTttcaaaattgttgaattttgaacaaaaacagtgGTTGCTCAAAagttactaaatgaagtcaacgGCATTGCAATTATTGAAAAAATGCTGCAAAGGTGACGAAACATGAGTTCACGGATATGAGGTCGAAACTAAAGCTTAGTCGTCCAAGTAGAGGTATTCAGGATCGCCAAGACCGAAAAAGGCTTGACTAGTGCAGTCCAACGTGAAGGTTATGCTCACTgttttcttcgattttaatggcatagtgcaTCATGCATCTTGCCATAAAATCAAATGGTCAATGAGGTGTATTACCTGGAAGTTCAATGCCATTTGTGTGAAGTAATCCGAAAAGACACCCAGATTTGTGCCAAAACAATCCATGGTTTTTCCAACATGGCAATACACCTGCTCACACTTCATTGCTTATTCATgactttttttccaaaaacagtaTAGGAACGATGCCCCTTCCTCCATATTCTCCAAACATGGCTCTGTGtgacgtttttattttatatttctttattttttttatgctgTTGTTCTACAAGCATAAATGATATTAAAAGTGCATCGctgaaagagctaaaggctatTCCATCGATCGAGTTTGTGAAGTGTTTAAAGGATTGAAAGAAGTGCTGGCACAATTGCAAAATATCTAATGGGGACTATTTTGAAGGTGAAAACATAGAcgaatacataaatattatttaaaaaaatgaaaattcccaTTACTTTCTGAACATATCtcgtatttacataaattgtaaataaacaaccaTATTGTGTTTTGGTAATTTATGCAACTGTCGTGTTATGACACCAATAACACATGAGTCTGATAGGAATTACAGCTCTTACAAAGGTAAACTTCAATGTGGCAAATTATGGTATGTACATAACATTTGatgaaatggaataaaaaatgaCTTTGTTGAGGGCgaagttattattataaagtagtctcTACTGCTAAATTCTAAAATGTGATAGTAATTATGCACATTGTTATACACACAActcataacaaataattataaaaaatatgagtgTATTACTGGAAATAACAGACTGGATTTTTTGTACAgttagattttaatttgttagttttattttattattatactattatttcataCATGACATGTAAAAAGGGCCATGTGGccacaattttgtataaataagatTTGTCATTTCAGTTTACAGTGACCTCACATACTTGTACTAGAACTTAATACATTGTTTGAGACCCTTCGACAAACTTGTAACAAAAGTATTTTCgctaaaacaaatatattgttccgttctttacaaatttaagtaTAGTATTTAATCATTGAGCAATACAGGAAAACGtgtcattattttgtaatgtattttatgataCTTAGCAAATAACATTATTACCACCGAGATGGATAAATTCTGTGATCATAGCATTTAAAAGCCACACTGTAGATATAGttgtgtaatttacttttttttgttttctggtATATTTTCCATTGActggttaaatttttaatttaccagcAAATTAGGCAGCTACAgtctttgtttaaaaatagataactttacagaaattaattaagtaaactgttaaattcaacaatttacaaaaacTGCTTTAATACCAACACTTAGTTGATAAATGGAAGACGTTGTGTATCCGCCAAGCTCAAGGAGAGCACATAGAGGAATCCAAAAAACAAGTTGAGTTTGGCAGTTTCTTTGGGTACTTTCTGGATCGTCTCTGGACAAcgaaattgtttttcaattctGAAGGCAGAAGGCAATGTTACCAGGGGTAACAGAAACCAAATGGAATACCTCATTGCTGACACTACAAACATAATGTAAGGTGTAAAGAGTAAAAAAGCATATAGAATATGCGAAGCAGTGTGGCCAATAATGATGGCTAGAGTGACGATGCCCGCATGTTGGTCACTCTCCAGGTCCCTGGTATTGTTACTGTGCAAAATAGCTTCTGTATTGAGGGCTAGTGGTATAGCGTAGTATATCGTCGCCCATTCCAATCGACCCGTTTGTGACATGAAGGAAAATAGCACTGATATTGGTCCAaaaatgattaatataataaCGTCACCAAGAGCGATGTACTTCAAGCCGATCCCTCCGGTGTACAAAAACGAACTGGAGAGGCCGCCGAAATAAACCAAAGCTAAATGTTCCATCTTTGCAGGTGACACGGCAGCGAGCGTGATGAACCCGACACAACCCACTGCATAAAGCATCGCTCCCAGAGTGACCACTTCATCTTTGGATAGAATATGATCCACTAAGGTTCGGTCATCACTTTTTTTACTGTCTATGCCTTTAACATAGTCAAAATATGTGTTTACAACATTTCCTGCACCGTGAACTGAGACAATTATCACTAAAGTGAGCAGAAGAATAACGAAACTCCATTCATTGGTCCTTGTGTCACTGAATTTTGTAGAAATAGCACAGCCGAGCAGAGTAGGCATGACAGAAGCACTCAGAGACCATGGTCGAACTGCAAGGACATAGGAAGACAGTTTCATCAAGTACGGCTTGGATTGTGCATCTTTAGATCCTCCATTTATCATGGCTGATGTTTTGTGTTACCACTGATTTGCTAACaacctgaaacaaaaaaaacatcaaataacaCAGGAGAAACTGAACATGTGAAAACAAAACTCTATACTCCTGTATATAGCCATTGTGTCCTGACTATTAGAGCTGGAAACTCTAAAGCACCTTTTGATTTGTAAGTATATGGCAAATATGTTAGTATTTGTAGGTATATGTCCAAAGCTCCTTGGAATGAAGACCCCTATAAAGTTTCCTTCACCCAATGTCACTCAAAGTCAGCTCAGGACAATAATTAACCATCCAAATCCAAATTAAACTTGCGTTGAACTGGCTTAAGGTACTACATGACTGGGACACAATTTACCTCTTAACCATTGGTCCTGAATGGATAAACCCAAATATTGACATTTATGCTCTTGAAATCCATTTTTAAGTGTCTCAATATTTATGGACTACTTCAAactaaatccaaaattttaattttcaacaattttttgtgGGAAAGAATAGTCTGAACAGTCCCGAACATTTTACACCACTTCTGGCTAAGCTCAGATACCAGGGCTATCTAGAAAgcagattacattttttatgtctcTTTTCTTATGCTAATAAATATACTCTGGTATTGATCAGAGCAACATTCGATTACAGTTGCTTCTGTTGACAAGTGGGGTTCAGATGATGGCAGCTTTTTACTACTACTAAAATTAAATCTGTAGATTTTCCCACACAATTAACAAAAATGCAGTTTCTAATATTTGAAGCTTGCAAAGATAGCTAACTACTGGTATTTATACAACTATTGCCACCGTGTACACTACAGACAGTGATTTATACAACTATTGCCACCGTGTACACTACAGACAGTGTAATAGTCCAGCTAAAGTAGGCCTAATTCCTaggataaagtaaaaaaaactgaaatattgcTATCGTCGTTGTTGACATGTTAAaccttttatatacataattcatTATACATTATTCTGCAAAATCTAGCTGCAGATTCATAAGAATAATCACTCAGTATTGATTGTTTACACAGCAAATAGCATGTTAGCTGTGTTGCGTTCACGAGACATGAGCTGTCgattgaaatacttttttttgtagaaaattggATGAAAATCTGAGCAATGATAAAAGTTTGTACTAAATTTGATGTAATTTTATAGTAGATTTGTCGCATACCAGTTCTAAAATTGTATTCTAAAGCCACAAAggacaatattaaacatttgatttgagGGTCTTAGTAAATCTGTACCTTGACTATAAAGTAGCTTAAAGTCAAGTAGAATCCTTCATTAAATTAACTAGAGAAGTTGAAGTAATATGTAGAgttaagaatttaatatttatgcacACTTAGGCTAAcgtaaaaaaatttgtaatttgacttctttgaatttgaaatttaaactcaAAGAAGCACTTAAAATTTAACCTCTTGGTGACTAACCTAACAGATTATTAAGTTGCTGAGTAACATTACATGCCAGTAATCAGATTCAAAATATTACCACTACAATAAGTATTACCAAAATTAATATgccacaaaaaatgtatttaggcCTACcagttttatttagttacaatcaaTCATCTACCAACAGTTTCAGATAGGTTACGAATATAGAAATCGACTCGCACTCTTTCATTGATACCTAAATAAAACCAACCTAGTGAAACCTGTGAaactagtgatgggagaatcgaatagaATACTATTCGAATACAGCCCGGGTAATCACATATTCGAATATCTCAAAATGAGTTCGAACACTTCTGAAttgaatacaattatttatactcTTAATGCAATATTTACCATAAACACAACCCTGACGACAATAGCGAGTATAATCAAAGACTGTTAACCTGACTAGGCTTAGTGCTTTCTAGCTCTTTTTGCCTTGCCAGGATCAAGAGGCCGTTAATTCCTGACCTGTCGATAtagaatttttatagtaattttagtttttacttagtgatgggagaatcgaaacACTTAAAAGAATCGAATAACGGTGTCTTTCAGACGCACCCTTAGTATTTCGAAAATTTTATCttcgttttatattattgtaacatacaaGCCTAGACTGTCTTACTTTTTTCCCGTATCTATTGTTTCTTGGTTATTGATTGAAATAGCCCTGCCAAAAAAGGTGAAAAATTCTATTGGCCTTTTTATGGCTGCAACACGCAAACCAATGATTCATGAACTCcagaagaaaaattattttgtttaccagCTACTTCATTCTGTCCCCTctgaaattttcattttctaatgCAGATTTTTGTCACCAATAGATCGTAGAAATAGCTTGAAGCCAAAAACCTCgatcattgtttttgttttttgcacaacatGAATGAAACTTTCATTTTCTGTCTTTATTGTTTACAAGTGTATTtattaattggaaaattttactaactttattCCAAACttggtaaaaaatgtaataattgtcttatacttatatatataatatatataagtatatataaatacatataaataagatACAATACAATTATGCCCATCTAAAACCCCTCCAAAGAATACATGTATATTAGATACGAATACAGCtccttgaatatttttatttgaagactactatttcaaaaaacaaatgaaaaatgtagGTTGAGTTCGATTCCTTAATTCCATTTCAACGCTAAAACTGTTGCTACTTGGAAACTTTGTGGCTGTATGCTACCTAGACGAACGCAAACTAAAATCCCGTTTATTATGACTAAATACGAGAAAACTATCAAACACATGGTATATTTTAAGTAAAGTCtgcaataatgaaaaaaaaattcgacatcttaaatttcattcataaaagTAAGGGTACAAGTATTAAAATGGATTAACTCTGAActacctattttattttatatttgatttattatgctATCTATGCTTTCGACGACCAGAACTAGCTTTACCAAACACAATTTCTGCCAGATAATCAGCTATATGGATGCATGTCTACTCTCGACAAGTTCAACATTCACAGTTATTAAACGATTTGTTATTGGAActtcaaactatatttattttaatttccctTTTCATGCACTTCTACCAAAGTCCCTCCCTTGAAGGAAAAATAACACTGGCGACTttcgttatttatattatatgctaTGTATATGGcccaataatttataaatttttactgtttttgccataaaaatcataaattgttaACGAGTACTAATTTAAAGCAATACAATtatgttaaattgaaaaaattctttcgtattattattttaatttatattatatcctGTTTGAATACCGTTTTGGTTAAAAAATGGTCCATTCTGCTTATTCCCATGACCATTAAATAAGCAATCATACTAGTCAAGTTTGAAATTTCCTTGCTGAAAACCCGGTTAAATACAACATCGTAATAAAAGTCaaatagaaagtttttttttgtttcctacaAGTAAGTTCAGAAACTAACCTGTTGTCATTAATCCATTTATTATTAAGTGTTCGCTTCCGATAGTCTTGTGTACCTACTACAATGCGGTGAGGATGAGGAATTTATAACCCGATGCTATGCAATAAAAATAGGGCAGCATGTTATGATATAGAGGTGTAAGGAGGTAAATAGGAGCCCCTaactttcttttttgtaaataataattttatttttttttatttttaccaaatttttgtgTATGGACTTCAACTAGAACATttggtgaatatatttataataatgcagtcaattaattaaaacagaaagtaaataaaaaaataaaaaatcaaaacaagacttattgttaaaaaaaaaattctgtgcTGTATTATAGGCCCCCTAAAGTAAATACACATGGAAAAGAGTGTTAAAAAGGACagtcaatacaaaaataatcctatatgaaaattgtaattttataattacaaaacttaaacagtGTAAAAAAGCTGtcaacaaacagaaaatatttttatggtctGCAAAAGTTCACAAAACATACACACTTTTTTTTTCAGCCCAGCACAATCCGACAACAATCATTGTGTGCCGCACATTGTCACACATCAGGCACTGGATCCACAGTTCGCTCCTCGATGATCGCGGCCTGAGTAAAGATCCTTCACAAAACATACAGGGCGTATGCTCATCTCCGGATTATCAAATCCCACAGCATTTCCAAAACTGACCTCTCCGGAATTGACGGAGCAGTCCCATTCATCTGAGTCCTCTGTCCCTCCgaaaattttccgtttttttttttttttttttttttttatttttttttttttttttttttttttttttttttattttttttttttttttatatttttttttttttttttttttttttttttttttttttttttttttttttttttttttttttttttttttttttttttttttttttttttttttttttttttttttttttttttttttattttttttttttttttctttttttttatttttttttttttttttttttttatattttaattttttttttatttttttttttttttttttttttttttttgtttttttgttttttttttttttttttttttttttttattttttttttttttttttttttattttttttttttttttttttttttttttttttttttttttttttttttgttttttttttttttttttttttttttttttttttttttttttttttttttttttttttttttttttttttttttttttttttgttttttttttttttttttttgttttttttttttttttttttttttttttttttttttttttttttttttttttttatttttttttttttttgtttttttttttttttttttttttttttttttttttttatttttttttttttttttttttttttttttgttttttttctttttttttttgtttatttttttt
Proteins encoded in this region:
- the LOC124363093 gene encoding ubiA prenyltransferase domain-containing protein 1 homolog yields the protein MINGGSKDAQSKPYLMKLSSYVLAVRPWSLSASVMPTLLGCAISTKFSDTRTNEWSFVILLLTLVIIVSVHGAGNVVNTYFDYVKGIDSKKSDDRTLVDHILSKDEVVTLGAMLYAVGCVGFITLAAVSPAKMEHLALVYFGGLSSSFLYTGGIGLKYIALGDVIILIIFGPISVLFSFMSQTGRLEWATIYYAIPLALNTEAILHSNNTRDLESDQHAGIVTLAIIIGHTASHILYAFLLFTPYIMFVVSAMRYSIWFLLPLVTLPSAFRIEKQFRCPETIQKVPKETAKLNLFFGFLYVLSLSLADTQRLPFIN